A stretch of the Rhinoderma darwinii isolate aRhiDar2 chromosome 3, aRhiDar2.hap1, whole genome shotgun sequence genome encodes the following:
- the FBXL22 gene encoding F-box and leucine-rich protein 22, whose protein sequence is MPGVITMNITGLNHECLLHLFSFLDKDSRKYLSQTCHKLQGVFQEPSLWTLLNFSSPSELTKKNYILGPALKSLSICWYSSRVKICNIEDWVKTTLQKSMCSPHLNTVRDFLQEVCQRCPNLRTLTLSGCAHMSDENLIQVLKQCTHLQSLKLENCSGVTDRILAMVPLLSKRIHTLHVNFCRNITQKGLSQVHQGCPGIVLQADRSADMIADRMPDDIISLQRTSRKVILR, encoded by the exons ATGCCGGGAGTTATCACTATGAATATCACAGGTTTAAACCATGAGTGTCTTCTGCATTTATTCTCATTCCTGGATAAAGACAGCAGGAAATACCTGTCACAAACCTGCCACAAGCTCCAGGGAGTTTTCCAAGAACCATCCCTGTGGACCTTACTGAATTTCAGCTCTCCTTCAGAACTCACAAAAAAGAACTATATTTTGGGACCCGCTTTGAAATCGCTGTCAATTTGCTGGTATTCAAGCAGggtaaaaatctgcaacattgaAGACTGGGTGAAAACTACTCTCCAAAAATCCATGTGCAGCCCCCATCTGAACACTGTCCGTGACTTCCTTCAAGAGGTTTGTCAAAG ATGCCCAAACTTGCGGACATTGACCCTTTCTGGTTGTGCTCACATGAGTGATGAAAACCTCATCCAGGTCTTAAAACAATGTACTCACCTTCAAAGTCTAAAGCTGGAAAATTGCTCTGGAGTGACAGACAGGATCTTGGCAATGGTACCACTTCTTTCTAAAAGAATTCACACCCTTCATGTAAACTTCTGCCGAAATATAACACAGAAGGGCCTCTCCCAGGTGCATCAGGGGTGTCCAGGGATCGTTCTGCAGGCAGACAGGAGTGCAGATATGATCGCTGACAGAATGCCTGATGATATAATTTCTCTTCAGAGAACATCAAGAAAAGTTATACTGAGATAA